The following coding sequences lie in one Pseudoxanthomonas sp. SE1 genomic window:
- a CDS encoding toprim domain-containing protein — protein sequence MEFKDQLKRHIDRLNQVINLEDVATRHGLKRPGGSKGNWCAPHHADKNPSLSIYQKQGKWLFKDFSASASDNGASGDAIAFLQYIGAASTPVEAVKLLGDDYGLPFEPEREQQAPRERSQMEWMSDEVLKAPDPAVEYLTGRGVPQETVRQAIRLKALGFSTWTSTRQEPNTVGHGGPAVAFICRDLATNLPMAVDKRFIDPGLNGDVKTQTHGEKAGYPWVMSRGNLSSARTVYVVESAINALCVEACKMPFTAALAVRGTGNVPNIDWRLLIGKRVILAFDADKPNDKGERPGDMAAWAAYEALVALNVAVQMVDTSTWYGDECNDVADIASKFGIETLKERLQVIEPWAIAGLPGKDGPGGKSRVFLPPHDFSIYWRYRCKPDFTTYVDKVEEDPDGGQDKMKFSDVAGFRVASLSRVTIASATSTMTGEVDAMPATVFAVSVQTARHGQRLQRRVLEDERLHNVDQWKKLGPIYHQQKFSRLLNILERTADCGARDAVNFVGLAWRDGKPIVNEGPDCYFTEPDKQCPYHLLTFNSGRREDAAKIITAYQETYGKNAMTQALVWALGGHLKAFTGFWPHMVMQADKGSGKSTQIKRLERTLSFTMFSGQSLQTEFRLITSISGTSHVVGWEELSARKQDIIDKAVAILQESYQHSVTRRGSDMTEYLLCAPVLLAGEDVPVRALTGKVVRCSLHAAHMGKLPSDSLPRFPMRQWLDFLATLRRERVEEVQEASRTWLMQAFRAAPSDTGAKRMLTNYAAVLTAWALLCEFAGISRGTGNFPQDLRAEMNAHIKETEAERDPFVQILEVLASEIENREFKFPWKVDAVDGKAALLVRPKDVMSHIQTSMRLRDIWNSLTVKTARVFASQLEKADLVVKSGLDKIIHGRRTGHLYALDMVRLQELGVYVSISEETDQSLGNQGVVLPAANDG from the coding sequence ATGGAATTCAAAGATCAACTGAAGCGGCACATCGACCGCTTGAATCAGGTCATCAACCTGGAAGACGTGGCCACGCGCCACGGACTGAAACGCCCAGGCGGTTCGAAGGGCAACTGGTGCGCACCGCACCACGCAGACAAGAACCCGTCCCTGTCCATCTATCAGAAACAGGGCAAGTGGCTGTTCAAGGATTTCAGCGCATCCGCCAGCGACAACGGCGCGTCGGGCGATGCCATCGCCTTCCTGCAGTACATCGGCGCCGCTTCGACGCCGGTGGAGGCTGTGAAGCTGCTGGGCGACGACTACGGCCTGCCGTTCGAACCCGAACGCGAGCAGCAGGCGCCGCGCGAGCGCAGTCAGATGGAATGGATGTCGGACGAAGTGCTGAAGGCACCGGATCCGGCCGTGGAGTACCTGACCGGCCGCGGTGTGCCCCAAGAGACGGTGCGCCAGGCCATCAGGCTGAAGGCGTTGGGCTTCAGCACCTGGACAAGCACCAGGCAGGAACCCAACACGGTCGGCCATGGCGGCCCGGCCGTCGCCTTCATCTGCCGGGACCTGGCCACGAACCTGCCGATGGCCGTGGATAAGCGGTTCATCGATCCAGGCCTGAACGGTGACGTGAAGACGCAGACCCATGGCGAGAAGGCCGGCTATCCGTGGGTGATGAGCCGCGGCAACCTGTCGTCGGCGCGCACGGTGTACGTGGTGGAAAGCGCGATCAATGCGCTGTGCGTGGAGGCCTGCAAGATGCCATTCACCGCAGCGCTGGCCGTGCGAGGTACCGGCAACGTCCCGAACATCGACTGGCGCCTGCTGATCGGCAAGCGGGTGATCCTCGCCTTCGATGCCGACAAGCCCAACGACAAGGGCGAGCGCCCCGGCGACATGGCCGCGTGGGCCGCATACGAAGCGCTGGTGGCGCTGAACGTCGCGGTGCAGATGGTCGACACATCCACGTGGTACGGCGACGAATGCAACGACGTGGCCGACATCGCCAGCAAGTTCGGCATCGAGACGCTGAAGGAACGTCTGCAGGTCATCGAGCCCTGGGCCATCGCCGGCCTGCCTGGCAAGGATGGCCCCGGCGGCAAGTCCCGTGTTTTCCTGCCGCCGCACGACTTTTCCATCTATTGGCGCTACCGCTGCAAACCGGACTTCACCACCTACGTGGACAAGGTGGAAGAGGATCCGGACGGCGGCCAGGACAAGATGAAGTTCAGCGACGTGGCAGGCTTCCGCGTCGCCTCGCTGTCCCGCGTCACCATCGCCAGCGCCACCAGCACGATGACCGGCGAGGTCGACGCCATGCCGGCGACCGTGTTCGCTGTCAGCGTGCAGACCGCGCGCCACGGCCAGCGACTGCAGCGCCGCGTGCTGGAGGACGAACGCCTGCACAACGTCGACCAGTGGAAGAAGCTGGGCCCGATCTACCACCAGCAGAAGTTCAGCCGCCTGCTGAACATCCTGGAGCGCACCGCCGACTGCGGCGCCCGCGATGCGGTCAACTTCGTGGGTCTGGCCTGGCGCGACGGCAAGCCGATCGTGAACGAAGGCCCGGATTGCTACTTCACCGAACCGGACAAGCAGTGCCCCTATCACCTGCTGACCTTCAACAGCGGCCGCCGCGAGGATGCCGCCAAGATCATCACCGCCTACCAGGAGACCTACGGCAAAAACGCCATGACGCAGGCGCTGGTGTGGGCGCTGGGTGGCCACCTGAAGGCCTTCACCGGCTTCTGGCCGCACATGGTGATGCAGGCCGACAAGGGCAGCGGCAAGTCGACGCAGATCAAACGCCTGGAACGCACCCTGTCCTTCACCATGTTTTCGGGCCAGTCGTTGCAGACCGAATTCCGCCTGATCACCAGCATCAGCGGCACCAGCCACGTGGTGGGCTGGGAAGAACTGTCCGCACGTAAGCAGGACATCATCGACAAGGCGGTGGCCATCCTGCAGGAGAGCTATCAGCATTCGGTGACGCGCCGCGGTTCGGACATGACCGAATACCTGCTGTGCGCCCCGGTGCTGCTGGCCGGCGAAGACGTCCCGGTGCGTGCCCTGACCGGCAAGGTGGTGCGCTGCAGCCTGCACGCCGCCCACATGGGCAAGCTGCCGTCCGATTCGCTGCCGCGCTTCCCCATGCGCCAGTGGCTGGACTTCCTTGCCACCCTGCGCCGCGAGCGCGTGGAGGAAGTGCAGGAGGCCTCGCGCACCTGGCTGATGCAGGCGTTCCGGGCAGCGCCCAGCGACACCGGCGCCAAGCGCATGCTGACGAACTACGCCGCGGTGCTGACAGCCTGGGCCCTGCTGTGCGAGTTCGCCGGTATCTCACGCGGCACCGGCAACTTCCCGCAGGACCTGCGCGCCGAAATGAACGCGCACATCAAGGAAACCGAAGCCGAGCGCGACCCCTTCGTGCAGATCCTGGAAGTGCTGGCCAGCGAAATAGAGAACCGCGAATTCAAGTTCCCGTGGAAGGTGGACGCGGTCGACGGCAAGGCCGCGCTGCTGGTGCGCCCGAAGGACGTCATGTCCCACATCCAGACATCGATGCGCCTGCGCGATATCTGGAACAGCCTGACGGTGAAGACGGCCCGCGTCTTCGCCAGCCAGCTGGAGAAAGCGGACCTGGTGGTGAAGTCGGGCCTGGACAAGATCATTCACGGGCGCCGCACGGGCCACCTGTACGCACTGGACATGGTCCGCCTTCAGGAGCTTGGCGTTTACGTGTCGATCAGCGAGGAAACCGACCAGTCGCTGGGCAACCAGGGCGTGGTCCTGCCGGCGGCAAACGATGGCTGA
- a CDS encoding HNH endonuclease, with protein sequence MTASKGILAPRRRWTADEDETLRINFPHFPAFLVAYVLGRTKFQVYNRAHALRLQKSPDYTKHPLAHLWNGTEHPNTVANRIKPGNVPANKGKRRPGWAVGRMAETQFKKGRPAHLARNYVPIGTEKYDPKRKVVVRKITDDPSVFPVMRWRPVHVLVWEAAHGPIPEGHICIFKPGMKTLDVAQITADRLEVVTLAENMRRNTLHNYPKDIARAIQTRAVLTRAINRTLKEQSQ encoded by the coding sequence ATGACCGCATCGAAAGGGATCCTGGCGCCGCGCAGGCGCTGGACCGCCGACGAAGACGAAACGCTGCGCATCAACTTCCCCCACTTCCCTGCCTTCCTGGTCGCCTATGTACTCGGCCGGACGAAGTTCCAGGTCTACAACCGGGCACACGCGCTGCGCCTGCAGAAATCGCCGGACTACACGAAGCATCCGCTGGCGCACCTGTGGAACGGCACGGAACACCCCAACACCGTCGCCAACCGGATCAAGCCGGGCAACGTCCCTGCAAACAAGGGAAAGCGTCGGCCTGGCTGGGCAGTGGGCCGCATGGCCGAAACGCAGTTCAAGAAGGGCCGCCCCGCGCATCTGGCGCGCAACTACGTGCCGATCGGCACGGAGAAGTACGACCCGAAGCGCAAGGTGGTGGTGCGCAAGATCACCGATGACCCCAGCGTGTTCCCCGTGATGCGTTGGCGGCCGGTGCACGTGCTGGTTTGGGAAGCCGCCCACGGCCCTATCCCTGAAGGGCATATCTGCATCTTCAAACCCGGCATGAAGACGCTGGACGTGGCGCAGATCACCGCTGACCGGCTGGAAGTGGTGACGCTGGCCGAGAACATGCGCCGCAACACGCTGCACAACTACCCGAAAGACATCGCGCGCGCCATCCAGACGCGTGCGGTTTTGACCCGTGCCATCAACCGAACCCTGAAGGAACAATCCCAATGA
- a CDS encoding DUF4031 domain-containing protein: MTVYVDDMRAKFGRMVMCHMVADTDDELHAMAARIGVARRWHQAPPKASSSHYDIAQSKRALALQAGAVAITWKQTSAMALRRRVTGQLGLPVDAEAWARGYLQQRAAERAGAP; this comes from the coding sequence GTGACTGTCTACGTGGACGACATGCGGGCGAAGTTCGGCCGGATGGTCATGTGCCACATGGTGGCCGACACCGACGACGAACTGCATGCCATGGCCGCCCGCATCGGGGTGGCCAGGCGCTGGCACCAGGCGCCGCCGAAGGCCAGCAGCAGCCACTACGACATAGCGCAGAGCAAGCGCGCCCTGGCCCTGCAGGCGGGTGCCGTGGCCATCACCTGGAAACAAACCAGCGCCATGGCGCTGCGTCGCCGGGTGACGGGCCAGCTGGGCCTTCCGGTCGACGCCGAAGCCTGGGCGCGCGGCTACCTGCAGCAGCGCGCCGCAGAGCGCGCAGGCGCGCCGTGA